The genomic stretch GGCCTAGCAAGCCGGGACACAGTCCTGCTGGGAGGAAATGCTGCCCTTGCAGGGCTTCACCGGGGGTGGCCCCGGGAGCTTAGCTGCACCCACCCGCGGAGAGGCAAGCACCAGGCAGACGCACTGGGCTGGGGGCTCCTTGGCGGCGCCCAtccccagaaggcctccctcGAGCCGGACGCCAGGCAGGCCAGAGACACACGTGGCTCCTCGGAGCTCCTTTATTGGGGTGCATTGGGCCCGGTGAAGATGAGCTTGGGGATGTGCAAACACGTGTCAGGGAGTCCCGGTCTCCTCCGGGCTGTCCTCCGTCGGCGGCTGATCACAGGGCGGCGAGGATTGCCGGGAAGCCAGCCTCCTTCGGGGGCTGAGGCCGAGCGTGCATCCTCGGAGGGGGCAGGGGTCTCCGGCAGCCCCCGAAGCGCGCGAGCGGAATCTGCAGTGGGGCGACTGGCACTTGCAGGCGTCGGGGCCCCGCCACTCCCAGTACGGGTCTCCATAGTCGAACCTGGGGTGGGAAGCAAACGCCCCCAAGGGAAGGGGTGTCttgcagtcagtggcgtagctatgggggaggcaaagcactccgttttgcagggagcctcaccagtaTGCAAgaggcatctccccccccccttcagagcctccgttttgctcccactgcctggaatggctcctggGGGGGtcccacttgcatgccatggtgagactccctgcaaaacttagtgctttgcccctccctctagctatgccactgcttgcaatGGACTGGCCAGGGAAGAAgtaaaagggggggagggttccCAGACCTTCTCTCTGAGCAGCAGAGATTTGGCAGCTGTCAATCAACTAGTGGTGGTTTGGAGAAGTGCTCCAGAGTCAGACCCCTTTTTGGCACCTCAGCCTGCCTCTACAAACCTCACCCTCTGCAGTGGATGTTTTCAGAACCATCCCTGGACTTGCTTTGAGAACCTCCCACTGGCCCCTTTCCTCTAAACTCACTGTCCATTCCCCCGCCATGCATGATGCTCCAGGCCCCTGAACGATCCTCCCCCACCTACCCCAGCTCTTCGCCAGCCTGGATGCCCCGGTTGGTGAAGAAGGCGATGCCAGGGACCTCGTGACCCACAGCCACCCGCACAGGCACCAGGTTGGGGTCGCAGGAGTGGTTCAGGAAGCGACCCACACCGCTGTAGTTCATCCCATCCAGGTAATACTCCTGCTCTTCCTGCAGAAGATGCCATGGTCAAATCGCACACTGGCCTGCTTGCCCCATGTCCTGCCCCAAACCGTCCCCTTCCCTATGCCTCTCAAGGCACCCACTGAAGAGGGCTTGGTTTCAGACACAGGCAGAGGTGTTAGTGGTATGCATGTGGGGCAATGCCTTTGAAGAGGCACCGCCTCCAGCCCTCTCTGGGCAGACAGATACCCTTTGCACACCCACAACACATGCAAAGTCGAAGGCTTCACCTGTGTTTCCACCCTGTACATGTATGTGTGCTGTTCTCGCCTCTCAGACTCTGTGGGAGAGATCAGCTCTCCAAAGTACCTGGCAGAGAGGAGAGAGTGGTAAAGAGGAGGCCTGGCTGGACTCAGCCCACTCCCCAGCAGGTGGAGGAATCTTCCCTGGGGGCAGAAGGGCCTGCTCACTGACAAATGAAGGTTCCTCGGGGCAAATCCTGCACGGTGCGCACCCCCCAGCCCTTGTCTGGCGTCCTGTAGAGCTGGAGCTGAGTCCTGCAGGAGAGCAATCGGAGCTGGTTCCTGGGGTGGGACGGAGGGACACCCACAGAGACCGGCCAGTGCCCTTCCCCTGATGTCCACAGGTGCCACAAAGGGCCTGGGGGAGGAAGATGTGCAACAGAGCCAGAGGCCCTGCTCTGCAGTACtcagcaggaaggggaggagcctcttcccctcttcccaccAGGGTGACAGAGCAGGTGACAGGTCAGCCCCACAAGAAGTAGGGTGTGAGAACTGTGGCTGAAGAAGGTCCCAGCTCCAATGTCACCCTGGCCATAAACAGGCAAGGCGGCTGGCGGCtggcccctccccatctccaaaaTGGTCCCATGGCAATCTGGCCCTTGTGAGCATGGCCACATGTGAACACAAAGCGCTGAACCCTAGAAAACAGCTCTGAGCTAGGAGACTGGCAGACAAGAAGAGATGCAAGCAGGTGCGCTGCCCACTGGGCTGCTGGGAGCGAGAGCCTGAAAACTCTCCAGAGTGGTGCCCTGTATGTTTGGCACGCTGAATGGGAGCCTAGGAACACCCACAAGGGACGCAGGTAGGCTGGCTAGCCGGGAACTGCTGCACGCAGGGAGGGAAAGACTCTTAGAAGGCTGCACCCCTGATGTGACAGGCAGACTCCAAGGGAGGGTTTGAACCACAACACAGGCAGTCACAGGCAGGAAGTACCTGGCTGGACAAACCAGCTGCCATACCCAGACTGCAGAAATGAAGCTGCCCCCTGCTGTTCAGCAGAACCAGGTTGTACAGCAGCAATGTGCagtgggcgaggcagagcctcaccagagcCCACAAGTGACAAAACAAAGCCCAAAGACccaacaattaaaaatatatcTTTGCCTTTCTAAGCTGCTCCTTTTCAGGACAACCAGTGAGATGGAATAAACAGCACACACAACCATTACATCGCACAGCGAAGCAGCCAGCAACCAGTTCATGGTCATTATGGCTGGCTTCCGAAGAAAAACACCAGCaggatcagcaagctttggaggcaGCCGGAAGAGTTGCCTCTAGCAGGTTAAGCTGCAATCATGGGTGGCTTCCCATTAAAAGAAAcagcaggatgcctgcatcagcaagctttggggaggcagcaggaagagttgcctccgtTCTGTTAAAAAAAAGCAGGAAGCCTGCACAAAGGACTGGCTTTTTCTGAAGCACAAGGGGAGGCAATTTTCCATTTGCCTCAAGGGGCAtatgctgagctctccctagctccaaatgggggaaaaagaggtgggttttttttttatttccagggagggaggggggagaaagagagtgtGTATGAGAGACGGGGGAGTGAGGGAGCAGAGTGAGTGTGTTTTGCGTCCATGGGCCTGGACCTCATCACATGTCACTATtgtggacggggggggggtgcgagTGGAAGACTTTCCAGCTCAGCCCCTCCTGGCTGGCAGAGGACACTGGTGATGGGGACTTGGCTCACCTGATACCCCGCTGCACCACACGGTTGGGGCAGAAGCTGGAGCATGAGCAGAGCATGTGGCATTCGTAGATGTGGCCCGTCTCAGCAACGCTGCTAGAGGTGGGCACAAGTTGGCCATCCTAGACCGCAGCAAGAGAAGGCAGGGCCTCAGTGGCTTCAACAGCCACCTGCTGAAGAAGGGAAAGAGCAAACCACCACCAACACCACCCCTGTGGCTCTCACCAGGGTGTACCACTTGCGTTGGCTGCGCAGGACACAAGGGCACTTAGCCACAGAGCAGGACCCGGTGCACTGACAGCACTGAAAGAAAAGCCAGCGGCAGGCTTGGGAGCTTGTCCGTGGGCCCAGAGCCCTTGGTTTTGGAATGCATGGCCCACAGGCCCGTGGGAGAGACAGGCTCCCCATTTCCCAGCACCCTTGGTAGAGAAGGAGGGCGCCACTTTGGCTCTATCTGAGTTACACAGCAGTCTGACTGACAAATCACGGCAGAAAGAACTAGAGCTTCAGTCTCTCCACTGCTGAGAAAACAAGTTGGCACAGGAGTGTTCCTGGGGACACAGAGATTGGGCCACCAGGGTCCCTCTCCTCCTAGGCAGCCCCCAGTAGGCAGGAGGGCTGGAAACTGCCTCTGACCTGCTTCCGGATCCAGTCAGTGGTCGTGAGAGCCACAGAATCTGAAAGAATGTCCTGCGTGACGTAGAGAAAGTCGCTGGGACACGGCTCGCTGTCCACCCCGTTCAGGCAGGGGATGGGGACCTGCTCAAAGCCCCGGGAGATGTCTctgacatggagaggggagaggaaTCACTGGGAGGAGGTGCCCAACCAGCCACATGCTCCTGTGTGGACCTGCCAGCCTAGGCCGCTGCCTTCCAGCTACTGGCAGGGTGCTCACCTGCTGAGGGTCTGCTCCACCGGACTCGGTGGGAGGAAGATGAAGGCCTTCCTGACTCTCCAGGATGAGGAGCTGTGCCAGGCGCATTGCAGGGGGGTCTGGCCTGCTCGGTTCACCAGTGAGACGTTGGCACCATGGGCGAGCAAAAGACTGTGGGATACAGCGGGGCGTCAGGCCTGTATACTCAAGAGCGGCCCATGGTACAAGAAGCCCAGCAGAGCACACTTGGGTGCCCCCCCCCGGCTTCTCCTCTGGGACAAATTGAGcaaagaagcagtggcagcagcgtCAGCTCACCTCTTCACCACAAAGGCCCATCTGTGCCCGTGTGGCACGGTCCAGCCTGGGCAAAGCAGGACTCAAGAACACGAATAGGCCAATTCTATGGCCTCAAGaacaggccaattctatgtttgggatcattagaaaaggtattaagaacaaaacagctaatattataatggcgttgtacaaatcaatagtaaggccacacctggagtattgtgtccaattctggttgccgcatctcaaaaaatacatagtggaaatggaaaaggtgcagaagagagcgactaagatgattatggggctggggcaccttccttatgaggaaaggatatggcgtttgggcctcttcagcctagaaaagagatgcctgaggggggacatgattgagacaaaat from Tiliqua scincoides isolate rTilSci1 chromosome 13, rTilSci1.hap2, whole genome shotgun sequence encodes the following:
- the LOC136663882 gene encoding histone-lysine N-methyltransferase EHMT1-like; protein product: MGLSGSRAAEGPEGPRPKEQGRGPRRSPRVPPFPGRREGALGVRSLSERAWGPRQKQPLHVLARKGHYDAAHGLLPQLTQRAVNRQVGQPQPHPQQPPALFPEGAGGSCSSPPPQDAGGRTPLFWATEYRHVDLVELLLTHGADVAARDHEGNTCLHWAASVGSAPITRRLLEAGAEADMQNDRGDSPLHLAAREKRYQCLVLLLAHGANVSLVNRAGQTPLQCAWHSSSSWRVRKAFIFLPPSPVEQTLSRDISRGFEQVPIPCLNGVDSEPCPSDFLYVTQDILSDSVALTTTDWIRKQCCQCTGSCSVAKCPCVLRSQRKWYTLDGQLVPTSSSVAETGHIYECHMLCSCSSFCPNRVVQRGIRTQLQLYRTPDKGWGVRTVQDLPRGTFICQYFGELISPTESERREQHTYMYRVETQEEQEYYLDGMNYSGVGRFLNHSCDPNLVPVRVAVGHEVPGIAFFTNRGIQAGEELGFDYGDPYWEWRGPDACKCQSPHCRFRSRASGAAGDPCPLRGCTLGLSPRRRLASRQSSPPCDQPPTEDSPEETGTP